TTTTAGAGCTAGAAAGAATATTAGCTTTATTGTTGCatgttttcaaatgtttttacaACACTCTCTAATAGTCTATAACAGAAACAGTAGATATCTGCAGTCGAGAAAATTTGAAGTTCACAACAACTGACACTGCCAATATACCCATGCTTAGCGTATACTAGTTATGACAGTTCCACttgatttttaaattttctcgCTGTGCAACGTTTTTCTTTGAGATACAAGGTAAAGTGCGTTCAAATACATATAGTACAGTTTCCACTTAAACCTTTTAaacctttcactcccaattGTGCCTCTTACCCAATTTACTCTGTGTAACACCGAACTATTTCACTCATAAACTGGACCCCCCTCTGGGCTTAAAGGCTAAAGAAAGGCCTCACAAACCTTTAGACTTCTTATTATTAACATGCTTCTGTAATAACAAGGTGAGACAAGACGTTACTTGGAGCATTTGGCTGCAGGAGATAATCGACCAGGTGGGTTAGCTTCTGTGGAGGAATACTGATTATATGAAAAGTACAATGTTTATGCTGATTGAAATTCAcaggtctttctgcaggtacaggaaagcattgtgttttggGTCACGTGgaattagtctttatttggaattgttttgttttctgtcttttgttttacgtaatgtctgctccggtacctgcagaagctgccaaTTTCATAACAGTCAATTTTCACACAATAACTTTGGTCAGTACAGTGAGGTACCCATTTTTCACACATGAATATACAGATGTAGGTCAGGTAAAAGTTAGTGTTCACAGGTGCCACACACATTCCTTTGGTGTTGGTGAGATGTtgtcttctttaatttttgttgagGAGAGTCTTACAGCATGCTGATATCACTACATGGCATCCAGAGTAGCATGATATACCTGTGAatcccttgagtttttatgaaaatttatCATACTTTCCTATGGAAGCACTAACAATAACCAGTATGATATTTTAATTTCAATAGCAGTGTCACTGAGAACCAGCGATGACGACGATAATGATGGTAAGATTGTGAATCATCCATCCCCCACCCCCTTAGAACGATTTGGTTACCAATAAGTACACCTTCCATTTCAAGAAAACTTGTGTTAAAATGTTAGATTGGGGTAAAAGTAAAAATGTTAGATTGGGGTAAAAGTATTTTGTAATGCACCCTTACCATAGAGGGGACTACCTGACAAGCAAGTGCAATCATCAATTAAGAAGGTGGATAGTATTACCAAATCAATCATTAAATTTGTGGTTGTCGTCCCACAGATGCTGTCTTCATGCAAAGCGTGTTCTCCGATGATGTTATTGAGATAGACCCTCCTGCAATTAACAATTGTAAGTTAGATTAGCACctcaaaacaaaatgcaaacacAAGTGGCTTGTGTGCCATAGTACTTTACATTGATGTATGACATGTTTGAAGACCATGTCCGTGTACTGAAAGTGGCAACAAACTTAAACCTGCTAAAGGTACATGCTCTtcatcaaagaaacttgtaGTCAATCCATACAAGGacaataaaaaatgttaatGCATGCATTCTTGATTCAGTTCATTGAATCTACTGTACTGCACTGTGAGAAACTCACAGACATTTTCCAAcatgtagactaattagagAGGTGACAACACATTAAACTCTCTTGGCTTAAAAAAATTACTGCTAATAGGAAGAACGATATATACAGCATGAAAGGGATTCTGCTCTGAGCTgttccttaaggacggtgcctactattgttattgcgcatacgttctgcgcatctcaagatactcgggttccctatcagtgatgcttactagtacagggatatttttgcgcggtttaaaactatccggagaaaggagatcttagtatccaaaaagaaatttgagagatcattgagcttcaatttgaaaaaggacgcaatacattgctttgcattttaaagctttttacaaatattgaaaaatgagtggttacccccaattttccttttggatttccataacacttgttaagatctacatttcctgcataataacacaccggggcaaacataattatctttaattagtaggcactgccCTTAATTAAGACTGTAAAGACAGATAACTTGTTTGATAATTTCACTCTGTCCATAAGCTTTAATCAGAAGTCATGACTCCTTCCAGCCAATGTAGTAAAGTTGTAGTAaattaaatgtacatgtagaatagCTGAAAACAAACTAGCCATTGAAAATAAGGAATTTCATTATCTGAAAGGCACATTTTGTGCAATTATAGTAATGCACGTAGTAATAAAGaaatagcttcacttaatttattGATTGTTGTGAAAGATCTGTCtaataaatctctttttttcatTGTATTGTAGTTCCTGTGGAAACCCCAACAAGTATGGAGTCATCAACTGCAAAAGGTACTATATGGCATACAAAGTCGCATCTCATATGTACTTTAggcaaaaataataatgaatacaCGTACATGAAGAAGGAGAAGAGAAAAAATCAACACTGTTAGCTATAGTTATGCCACAGATCTATCACCATGGAGTGCAAAACGTTTGAGGTTGTCAATGggtttattacatgtatatttgcCCACACTTCATGATTCCTATACTGGTGTTGGAAGGGTTAAGCACTGACCTTCTACAAGGTAAGCAGATTCTAACAATGGCAAAGAAcaacaaatgtacatgtacattgtaagtgTCTCTGCATTAAATGAAGACATGAATTAACAATAGCAATTTAATTTCGGTACAGGATACAAAGGCTCACCGTTTTATGAGAGTGGACTAAAAGGTAAATGCAccagtaaaactcttttaagGTCTTCTCACAAGTTCGATGATatcaaatttctgaaaatcATTTTTTGGCAGAAATATCAACTATTTGACTTAGAGTATTGATTTGTAAAGAAGATTTAAGGTCATCCAATTTTCAGAAAGACTCTAAAAAGCACATTGGGTTACAGCAATATGGTATTACATGTAAATCTTAGGTCTTACAGGTCTCTATTTTTGCGACACTCCTATTATTCAATATTATTAAAGTTTTAGTTGATGCCACTGTTCACAAAGTAAGCCCCATAAcatttgataataattataaatttccacaaggtcgcaatagtagcaagaatgataaatactgtaggaaacggacaacttttttgaaagacaggtttcggcatgcttatgccatcatcagtttaatgagttcctaagtgtgacaAGACATTATAAGGTTGAAAGAGTGAAGTGATCTACACACTTCAAATTCTGGACAGTTTGAGCAATAATTAATACTTATTGTCTCGTATTAGACACCTGataaattcaggtggctccaaagggGTTTGAAAGCAGGACTTTCGGGATGCCAGTGCGATGCTCTGACTACCAACTCAGTTGGAAGAAGGTCAATTTTTTGGCTCATGTGTTCCAgtgaaaggacttgatgaaaGAAATTAGTGTATAAAAGGTTGTTATAAGGTTGTTAGCTGAGAAAGAACTCTTAAACATTGAAACAATTTACGAAATTTAAGCACAACATTTTTATAAGAAGAAATCTTACAACTCTTACTTTTTACTGATTAGATAAGAGAGGATAGAGAAAAACGGGTGTCACCAGAACCCGAGGAAGGCACTACAATAATACTTCGTTTTAAGGACCAGAAGCTTTCTCGAAAGTTTGCGAAAAATGCAATGTTCCAGGTACATACATTttgaacatacatgtatttggaATTAAAAATGTGAAAACCATCGATATTGCTGGCTTATCAATGATTATTGTCTAtgattattgttaattaatatacaatgtatcatagatttagccaagcctaaaggcaGAGTTCCTGGTTACAGTACCAATTGTAACTGGCCATACTTTAACAACAAatttaaggcccgttttaagcattgcattttacatgtgcctaATCtaatgcaaaaaaggaaaatctattgtttttgatcatgtgtattagattcggcacatgtaaaatgagACTTTTAATACGGGGCGTAAGgtataaaacaattttgaatttttttgggttTAGCCTTgtgaaaaaaaccaaacaagacATTCTAAAAAAAGTACTTTCgattctgctcttctgtcataagtaATCCAGGCACCATCCACCCTTAGCTGATTCAAAACTTATTAAGCTTAGAAGATATACCAAATTGCAActtagagcaaaaagcagctctaaacaaattaaacatttaatataaaaacactcagcttttgcagtataaaaaatatatcacgATTTTCAAAACACAGGGGAGGTAATAAATAAACACATAATTATTAAGTTAACAGTTCACTAGTTACCAGTTAGTGCACACTTATAAACTAAGTTATTTAACCCATtcaggacacccccagttgtcAAGTAAATTCTGCTAAGTCCTACTCCAAGGTTTCAATGGACTCAACATTCACATTAGTGTTGTTCTTGTATGGTTTACCAGCTACTTGCTTacatgaaaataaacaacaacagtCTTTTCTCTCCTCATAATATCTAGGAAGTATACGACTGGGCAGGTGCTATGAGTACAATGCCACTTCACTTCACCATACAAAGGAGAAGTGAAGTGGTGTTACATGAGCATCACATAAAGAGACAGGAGGTCCTGGATATCTATGAGAGGGTAAGTAGCTTCTTCTGCTGTGTGTTAGGGGTGCAAAAAGCTGGGCAATTTGTTTGTTACATGTCACATGTTACATCCAGCTGAACAAAATATTAAGGAAAAGGATACACTACTAAGATGCTCCTTTTGCAGACTGGTGCTTtgataaacaaaaagaaagaaatctaGAAGTTTATTATGGTCTAGTTCTTGCAAGCAATCCTGTAGAGTCAACACATGTGAATTAATCCCACTTTTGTCAAAATTGTGAATTATTAGGAAGAGAATGAGGTCAAGAGACTACTTTACTCCCAGGTAGGGAAAATTTCGCAAATAGtgtgtttttaaaaaagaaaaattaattataactaaagaaagaaaactgagtTTTCTAAAGGTATACTCTACTATGCGAAAACACAT
Above is a window of Montipora capricornis isolate CH-2021 chromosome 6, ASM3666992v2, whole genome shotgun sequence DNA encoding:
- the LOC138052224 gene encoding uncharacterized protein isoform X2, producing the protein MSRPSNGRETRRYLEHLAAGDNRPAVSLRTSDDDDNDDAVFMQSVFSDDVIEIDPPAINNFPVETPTSMESSTAKGYKGSPFYESGLKDKRG
- the LOC138052224 gene encoding uncharacterized protein isoform X1, which translates into the protein MSRPSNGRETRRYLEHLAAGDNRPAVSLRTSDDDDNDDAVFMQSVFSDDVIEIDPPAINNFPVETPTSMESSTAKGTIWHTKSHLICTLGKNNNEYTYMKKEKRKNQHC